A region of the bacterium genome:
TGCTGAAAATTGATCCGGATCCGCAATCATCATCGCCAGATTTCGCGCATCGGCATTCTTTGATGCCCACAATTCTTGCGCCAAAGCGTGATCAACCTTAATCTTCTTCTTAAGCTTGTTCAACTCCGCAAAGCTGACACCAAACATCGGCTCAGACATGCCGTGACGCTTATAAATCTTCACGGCCTGCGCCGTTCCGAGTTTCTTCATCTCGGCCATCAAGGTCTCGAATGTCCAGCCGTGAGTTCCGTTCGGAGAACCGGAAGCCTCTTTTGAACGTGTCGCCTTAGCCGCGCTCTTGGCGGGCTTAGCGTCCACCTTGTTGCTCAGCTTTGCCGCTTCTCTCAACAACGATGCAAACTTGCGCGGCTGAATTTCTCCAAGAGACGCAACCTTGACATGCCTCATGCCCTTTCCAGCCCCTTCGAGCAAATCGCTGTCAAGCTCTGCTCCGCGCGGGAATCCGAAGTTGATACGCTTTGCCACTCCCGCAAGATATGCGACATTCTCGCCGTTCAATTCGTACCACGGATACCCCCACCTGACGCGCACTTTTACCTTCGGCAATGTGCTTGCGATCAGAGCATGAAGTGCTTCAGCGATTTCGCGTTGCGGTTTGGCCAGCGTTTTGAAGTAACTCTCGGCGGACGCTTTGCCATCAATGAGTTTAACCGTTGCCTTACTCATGTGACCCCTAAATCTTTCCCGGCAAACCCAACGATCTTCTCAGGCTTCCCAACTGTCCCGCGTGATACGCCTCGTGCTGTAAGAAGAATTGCACGCGCCGACCGTAAGTTTGTAGACTGCCTTCTTTGCGCTGCGGCCACAGATCATCCCAGTCGATTGCGAAATTCTCAATCCCTGCTTTTAGAATCGCGTGAGTCTGCTCTTCATCCGCTTTGAGTTTCGCGAGACTCAGGAGCTTTGCCTTGTCTGTCTTTGGCCACGATTCGTCATAAACGGAAAACTTCGCGTCGTTCCACGGATGCTTCACTTCCAGAATCTTGCATACGTGCGTCCGATAAGCCACGATGTGCCCCAGCACATAGTTTACTGGATTACCGGAAGGTTTCGGTTCCTGCAACGCTTGCGCTTCCGTCACCTCCTCAAGATTCGTGATGATGCAGAAGTGGCAGAATCCCAGTTGAGCGAGCAAGTCGTCTGTAGTCATCCTGATACTCTGTTCGATGGGGCGATACTGCCCCGGCTGTTTCCTGACCGGGGCAGTGTCCGTTGCGGAGAGAGAGGGATTCGAACCCCCGGTACCGACAAGCGGTACAACGGCTTTCGAGGCCGCCGCATTCGACCACTCTGCCATCTCTCCTTACTTTGCTCCGGGCCGGTCGATGACCCGTTGCAATTTCTCAATCTACATATCCACTCTCTTCTCGAGAGCGTCAGATCCTATTCGCCCTGCAGAAGTTTCGACACCTCGTTCGTGAACACCGAACCGAAAATCTTCATCGTGCGCATTAGCGCGCTCATGTCCGGGAAGCTCTCACCGCCAAGTTGAGCGGAGTCAAACAGCGCGTTGCTCACAGCCGATCCAGAAGCAACACCGGTAATTCGCGCATTAAAGATCTGTGATCCATCCTGCACCGCCCGCAACTCGTGCGGAATTACGTAACCCGCGCGCACTTCCCGAAAATCCGAAAACTCCATGCGCACCGGTTTCGAGTCCAGGGTGCTCTCCGACTGAACCAGCACAAAGTGTTCCTTGTCATACCAGCTCGTCATCGTGATATCTTTGCCGTTGGACTCTTTGAGCGGCGTCGTGATCACACGGCACAAGCGTCCCTGCACGTACTCTTCGCCGACGAGCACCGAACCTGCCGCCGGTTCCTCCCAGTAAAGATAACCACGCACGCGGTTGTCCACGTCTCCGCGCGGAACTTTCAGCTTCATCCCCAGTATCTTCGCCCACACCTGCTGCCCGTCGAACAGCACCGTTAACGGAAATCCGTCGCTGCTGCCTTCCTTGAAGAGCGTCGCGTCCGTGCGCCACTGGCTTCCCCGCGCGTAATAAGTCGCGTCTATTGTGAAGACGTCCTGCTTCGGCTGCGTGATTTCTCCCCGTATCTCCAGCATGACGCCGTTCAGCGCATCCTGATGCTTCGCATGATGCGCCTTGGCCTCGCGCACAAAATCGTTGATGTCATAGGCAAACGCAGAGGTGGCGACAATGATCGCGACAAGGAAAATCTGTAGCACATATCTTTTCATGACTACCCACCCTTTACATCACAGCGCTTTCGCTTCCGTTCAGCTCTTTTGCCCTTGCAACTCCCCATTCGCAGGCAAGTTCAAGAATTGGTTTCAAAGATTCGCCGCACTTTGTCATTGAGTACTCCACGCGCGGCGGAATCTGAGGGAAAATCTCCCGCCTGATTATCCCGTCCCTTTCAAGTTCCCGAAGCTGATGAATCAGCATTCTCTGAGTGCACCCGTCGATCTGTTTCCTCAGTTCACCGAAGCGCTTGGTGCCATCTTTAAGATTCCACAGAATCAAGGTTTTCCATTTGCCTCTGAGAATTCGTAATGTAAACTCAATGTAGCATTCGAATTCTTGGTCATGAACTTTGAACATCGCGGCCCCACCCTTGGTATACTTCCTCGCACCATGTTACAAAATTGTAAGCACTTGATTGAAGGTAATTTACTCATTACCTTCACCGAAGAGATGCAATGTAGCTCTGACCTGAATCACCCGCAACCCTTACAACCGCAAAAGACAGGAGTCACCATGAGAACGCTTGGAATCTTAATCCCTCTTCTCGCGCTCTGCTTAACCCCTCAATTGTGGGCTGCCGACGGAACTGCTAATCTGAATTCCGCCGCTAAGAAGAGTCTCGCGACGCCCGATGAAGTGCGCGAGTTTCCCTTGGGAAAACTGGAATTAGTGCAAGTTGGCGGTGTTACAATTGGTCGGGCAACCTTTGAACCGGGATGGAGATGGTCGACATCCCTTCAGCCGATTGCTCAAACTAAGAGTTGCGAAGCGCCCCACTTCCAATATCACGTCTCGGGAACTCTCAGGGTTCGCATGGACGATGGAACGGAATTTGAGTGCAAACCGGGAGACGTTTCACTCTTTCCTTCTGGTCACGACGCATGGGTGGTCGGTGACGAACCCGTTGTGGTCGTGGATTGGCATGGAATGGTAGAGTACGCGTCGAAGAAATAGCGAATCGCTCTCGGAATTCATCGAATCTGAAACCGTAGCGCCGACTGCCTGACAGCCTGATTCGCCATTGTGTGCAAAGGACAACCTCTTCATGCAGTGGCGAATCAGGAACTTCTTACTACGAGATACTCCTTCTTCCCCTTGCGCAGCACGAGCAGCTCCCCGTCTATCGCCTGCGCAGCATTTACAGTGTGTGAGGCGTCGCTGATCCGCACGTTGTTGACATACACCCCGCCCGCCTCGATCATCCGCCGCGCTTCGCCCTTCGACTTGAAGAGTCCCGCGTCCACCACCAGATCCACCACGTTCCTGCCCTGTTCGAGAGCGCCACGCTCCAGTGCGTGCGACGGCACATCCGCAAAAATCCCCAACACATCTTTCGCGCTCAGGCCGTCCAGCTCACCGCCGAACAACACCTTTGCAGCGCGCTCCGCCGAGTGCACGCCCGCAGCGCCGTGCACCAGCAACGTTACTTCGCGTGCCAGCACGGTTTGCGCTTCACGCTTCTCCGGTGAACTCGCCGTCGCTTCCGCAAGTTCCGCAATCTGCTCGCGCGGCAAGAACGTAAACGTCTTGAGATTGCGCTCCACGTCGCGGTCGTCGGTGTTATACCAATACTGATAGAACTGATACGGCGACGTCATCTCTGCGTCCAGCCACACGTTCCCCGCCTCAGTCTTGCCGAACTTCTGTCCGCTGGCTGTCGTCAACAGCGGAAAGACCAGCGCGTGCGCTTTGCCTTGTCGCTTCCGTCGGATCAGATCCGTTCCCGCCGTGATATTGCCCCACTGATCGCTCCCTCCGATTTGCAGCGTGCACTGGTAGCGGTCGAAGAGCATCAGATAGTCATACGCCTGCATCAGACTGTACGTGAACTCGGTGTAGGAGATTCCGTCTTCGCTTTCCAGTCTGCGCCGCACGGATTCTTTCTGCATCATCACGTTGACCGAAAAATTCTTCCCGATCTCGCGCAGAAATTCGACCATCGTGACTTTGTTCAGCCATTCGGCGTTGTTGACAAGCCGCGCAGGATTGCTCTTCGCGTCAAAATCGAGAAAGTGCCGCAGCTGCTTCTCCATCCCGATCATGTTCTCGGAGATCTGCTCAAGCGTCTGCAGATTCCGCTCTGCCGACTTCCCCGACGGATCGCCGATCATTCCCGTCCCGCCGCCCGCCAACGCAATCGGAGTGTGACCGAAAAATTGACAGCGCCGCAGCTGCAGCAACGGAACCAGACTTCCCACGTGCAGCGACTTCGCCGTCGGATCAAAACCGGAATACACGACCAACGGCGATTTCACCGCTTCCGCCGTCTCCGCGGTGGCGTCGAAAATCAGCCCGCGCCACTGAAATTCTTCGAAGAGCGTCACCGGAATCTATCCTCGCGGAGCTTCGTACTTGCGTTGCATCCGTGTGCGTTGTGCTCGAACTCGGCTGCCTGTATGCAGAGCTTCCAAAGCCGCGATCGCAGTGACATCGTTCACCGCTAGCACCTCGTTGCTGCTTGGCACACACAGATTCGGAGCGGAGTCAACCCACCACTTCGTCTCGTCGTCCTGTCGCAAATTGAGATGCTCGCGTGCGCTGACCAACTGCTCGGCAAACCGCGCGGGACGCAAACTCAATCCGCGAATCGCCATCGCCGTGTGCCACGAAGTCAACCCGCCGGCTTCACCGAATCCGCCCAGCACGTGCTGCTTCCCGATAATCCACTCGAGCGAACGTTCCACCTGCACTCGGTGACCGCCGAATGCGTCGAGCGCTTCTACGGCCAAAACCGTTGAGACAAGTTGCGACTGCATCGTCGAACGCGGAAACGAACCGTCGCGTGACTGTGCCCGCCTGACGAAATGCGCGGCTTTATTCATCGCCCGCACTGCACCCGTCTCACCGCTTTCACACAGCGCGAGCAAAGCAAGACTCGTGGCTTCAAGGCTTGCATGTGTCATCACACCACGACGCGCCAACCAATTCCCGCGCGGCAACAATGCAAAACTTCCGTCGCGCAACTGCACGGCCGAGAGAAACTCAACCGCGCGCCGTCTCGCCCAGCGCGTCTCCAGCGGCTCGTCTCCGAACAAAGACAGCGCGTCCAACGCCAACGCGGTCGTCATCACGTCCACCGGCTGTCCGCTGCCGATCGACCACCCGCCGGAAGCATCCTGCGAATGTGCGAGTAACAGCGCGTGACCGGCGACATCGTTCGGCTCCATGCCCGCCAGCAGCAGCGACCGCAACACCATCGCGTGCAGTGCCATCGAGACGTCGTTCGGAGCTTGCACAAGGTCCTCGCCGTCCCACTGCTGCAGCACACGCAAAAATCTGTATCCTCGTTCAAACAGCGTGTCACTCGCGGGCAAGCCTGCTTGACGCAAAGCGGACATCGCAAGTGTCGTCGTGCGCGCGTCGCCGTTCCACGAACCGTCGCTGTGCTGTCTGCGAATCAACTGCGACACGCGCTCCGCATCCGTCCCGGGGTCGTTCATCAGCAGATGCGCGGCGAGCTTGCGAGAACGCACTGCGTGACGGAGACTCCATTCCAGTGCCGCATGCAGCGCAGGCTTGGCAATCTGTTTGTATCGCAGTGGCGCGCCGAGTCCCGTCGCGTGACCCAACAGCAACAGCGTTTCCACGCGCAGCTGCTTCTTGGAAGGATGAGCTTCCAACCAATCCACCGCTCTGGACAGCGCCGGTCTGGCTTCCGGTCGCTGCGACTGACTTAGCGCCTGCACAATCTCCAGCGTGTGCGAAACGTCGTTGCCCCACGACCCGTTCTCAAGCTGTTCGAGCAGAATCGGCCGGACGAGCGGCGCGACATCGTCGTTCGGCAGCTTGCCTAACAGTGTTCCCATCAGCAACGCAAGCGCATTGCGTTCGGCGCATGGCTTGACGGCCACCGGCCAGACGGGTAAGTTGCTGTCGGCGCGTTGCGCGAGGCGCGTGCGCAGTTGCTCAATCGGATTAGTAGTCGGGGTGGCCAAGCTTTTTGTCTTCTCGCTTCTTTGCAAAAAACGCAGAGAGAAGTTCGGAGCATTCCGCGCCTCGCACGTTCCGCACGAGGTGACTGCGATGATTAAGTCGCGGATCGGAAAGCAGGTTGTAGAGACTGTCCGTGGCGCCCGCTTTCGGGTCCGCCGCGCCGTAGACAACGTAGGGAATCCGGGACAGAACGATGGCACCCGCGCACATCGCGCACGGCTCCAACGTCACATAGAGGGCACAATCCAATAAACGGCGGCTGCCGAGTGCTTCAGCCGCCGCCGTTATGGCTATCATTTCCGCGTGCGCGGTCGGGTCCTGCAGGGTTTCGGTCAGGTTATGTCCCCGCCCGATCACGACCCCGTTATGCACTATGACGCAGCCAATCGGGACTTCGTCTTTCTCGGCGGCTGCTTGCGCTTCCGCCAGCGCCGCCCCCATCCAGCGATCATGATCCGGCTTGCCAAAGGACTCAAGGATGCTGTTCATCACGATCGGGGCCTGCGCCTCACGTTCCCTTTATCCTGTATCCTTTTTCTCGTACGCCCGTAGGGATTCGAACCCCAAACCTTCTGGTCCGTAGCCAGACGCTCTATCCAGTTGAGCTACGGGCGCATGCAACTTCTCGAAAAACAAACATTTCACGCAAGTCGCAAGTAAACCCAAGTATATGGATTTTGAGGACTAAAGTCAAGGCGCATCCTCTTACATTCGCACCTCGCCTTGTCCGCTTTCACGTAATGTTTGTCCCGCCCATTTTTCCTCCTCTGTCATACTGGCAGCAGGAAGGAGTCCACGCAGAGTAGGTCACGCCTAAGCGAATTCCCAACAACCGGAACAGCTCGCCATACTGGATAAAGTGCTTGACCCCGCTTTCCCCCCATAACCTCAATTTGCCCAAATGTTTACAACATTTTTACGAAAACTACTTGACTTTTTGTAAATATTGTATTATATTAGCATCTGTTCGTCACATGGGTCCCCCGTGACGGGCCCCACCGCGCAGACCATCCCTTACCAATTCTGAATGCGCAACAACGAGTCCAGCAGCTTCGCACTCGCACGTAATGAGTCATTCATTATCTGAATCTTGTCCAGTTCGCGCGACTGCACTACCGCATCTTCAAAATGTCCCCACTCATACGCCAGAAATCCCAACGCCAGCCGTGACGGCACGTATGCCGGATACCGCTTGACCGCCTCCTCCCACAGCGAATCCGCCAAGCGCGGATAGTCCAGCCGCAGCGCGAATACCCCCATCCAATGCAGCCACTCCGGATTGTCCGGATCAAGTTCGTGCGCCCGCGACATTGACTGATACGCCGACACATAATCCGGCAGGCGCGCCTGCAATTGCGCCCGCGTCACCCACAAATCGCGCACCGGCAAACTTTCAATGTTGGGTATCTCCTTATCGAGATAAGCCAGCGCTGCCGAATCGCCCTTGCTCGCCGCAATGTCACTGATCACCATCTGCAATGAATCCAGCGGCGCACCGGAAATATCGTCCGGCGCCGGAACTCCCGCCCGCTCGTATTCTTCGCGCGCCTGATCAAAATTGCTCGTCGCCCACAACGCGTCCGCCAATCCCAACCGTGCATCATCGTTACTCGGATCAATCGAAAGCGCGCGCGAAAAACTCGCAATAGCTTCCGAATACAGCTTGCCCCGCAGCGCGGTCTGTCCGAGATTCGCAAAATCCACACGCGGGAATACCGTCGCCGATGCTTCCGCCGAGGGAAGATTCGCAGGCAGGAGCAACGCAAGATAAGCCGCTAACGCAATCGTCACGCGCACCGTCTCTTTCTTCCGAAACGCCTCCACAACTCCCACCAGAGCCGCACCTGCCAACGGAATGAAGATCGCCATCAGCGGAAAACGATACTCCGACGAAGCGAAAAACACCAGACTCGTGAGCAGATAACCGAGCGTGTAAAGCCCGAAGACGGCAAACTTGCGTCTCTGATGCCAATTGAGAATCACACCAGCCAGTGCCAGCGGAAGCAAGAGTCCCCAGCGGAGAGGCAATTTGTCGACCATCGGCACGACCAGTTGCGTCGCGCGAAACGAAAAGTTGTTGGCAATCTCTTCATTACGAATCGTCCACCATAACTTTTTCATCGCCAGCCGCGACCAACCAAGCGGATTGCGCGTCATATTGCCGAGCGCCTGATCGCGCCAGTAATTTGCCGCCTGCGGCAGCGTCAGAATCTTCCCCGCGCGTTTGCTCGCCTCTCGCCGAAAACCTTCTGCCTCAGTCGGCGCATCGAACGAACCGACGAAATCGAGTTCGTCATAGATTCCCGAAGCTCCCGCGCGATTGCCGATGTAGAAATTTACACCGCCGGACGCCGTGACGAACACCGGACTACCTCCAGCCGTCGCATTGCGCAGTGAAATCGGCAGATGCACAGCCAGCAGCGCGAGCACGAACACCACCAGCGGCGCCGCGAACACCTTGCGCATGCGGATTTGCCACACGTAGTACAACAGCAGTAACGCGGCAAACAGCAGCACCGATGGCCGTGCCATCGCCGACAGCGCACACAACGCTCCCGCAATTCCCCACACCCACAACCTCTTCGGTTCACCTTCCCACATTCCTCCCGGCACGAGCAGCAGATAGAGCATCCCGCTGTTCAAAAACAGAATCCACGACGCGGAAAGCAGCATCCCGTCAAAGTAAAGCCACGGCGAGTAGAGCAAACCGATGACTCCTGCGACAAGTGCGGCGGTGGCTCCGAAGAGCTTCCGCGTGAGCAGCAGGATAATCAGAAACGTCGCGCACGAGAGGAACATCTGCGCCAGCACAACCACGGCGGGAGTATGATCTCCGAAGAGACGGAAGATCCAACTGATGAACAGCGGATAGCCCGGTCCAAGCCAGAACGGACCATCCGGATGACCGTGTCCGGTCGCCAGCGAAAACCCCCACAAATAGTAGGTCTCGCTGTCGAGCACCGGAACTTTCAACAACACGGTTTTCTCGAGCTGGCCGAACGTCGTATAGCGGACAAACGCGAAAAGCGCCGTTAGTGCGGCGGCGAGTTTGCTGAAGTGCTTTTCCGAAAATGACATGAACCCTCCAGTCTGTCAAGTTTGATAAGCTAAGGGTTTTGCGCGAGGGAAGCAAGCGCCGCGCTGAACTGCGTGCACGGGAGCAGAAAGCCCCGCACGAATGCGGGGCTTAGTGATTGGGCGGAGAAGGAGGGAGATTGCTTCTACGCCACGGGCTTGCTCAAGGCCCTGCCTACTTCGCGAGCAGGATGCGATGCACGACCGACTGATTCGGTGCTTCCAAGCGCACGAGATACAGACCGGACGTCAGCGAGGACGCATCGAAGACCAGGGAGTGCGATCCGGCTTCGAAGGTTCCGCTGGCCAGCGCCGCAACTTGCTGTCCCAGTAGGTTGAAAACGGTCAGATTGATGTCTGCCACTTCCGGCAGCGTGAAATGGATATTGGTCGTAGGATTAAACGGATTCGGATAGTTCGAGACTTCCGGTCGCGTGACCATCGACATCGCCGAACCGTGCGAACCCGGCGTCACCGTCGTCGGCATGTGCAGTTCGTTGACGCCCCACAGATGAATCTGATCCTGAGTGTAGTGGGTCACAATACCGTTCGGCCACAACACGGAGACAGAGTATTCTTCGCTGTGATCACTCGAAGTGTTATAGAAGAATTTCGTCATGCCGTCCACACCGGGCTGGCTCGCATACATCGAAGTCGCGGCCCACTGCTTTCCGGTCGGGAAGGTCACTTCAACCAGAGCGTCCATCACCGGCGTCGTGCACGTTCCCGGTCCGCAAAGCTTCAAACCGAAGAACTCATTGTTCAATACGGCATTGTTGCGGAACAGTCTGACGGTGCCTATACCCGTAGCCATCACACAGTCGAGGTCCCCGTCGTTATCGAAGTCCGCCCACGCCGAAGAGAACGACCCTGCGCCCGGCTCAATCAACGGATTGCCGCCCACCCACGGACGCCAGCCGTTACCGGAGAGGTTGATTAGTACGACGTTTCCGAGTCCTTTGCTGCGCGAGAGATACAGGTCGGTCCAGCCGTCCCCGTTTACATCCACAGCGTGCGCGCTGTGTGCATACTTTGTGAGGCTGCGCAGTTCGAATGCGTCGCTCATGTTCTCAAACCACGGAACTTCACGCGGGTCGTTTGGCGTGCGCTGATAGAAGAGACAGTTGTTCTCTTCGGAGCCGCACAAAAAGAGATCCAGATTGCCGTCCCGATTGAAGTCCGCCCACGTCAAACCGCTTTGGCCGCCGTTGCTCGGAAGATCAGTGTAGATCGCGAGGTTGCGATACGAGTCGCCCTCATATCGCCAGAGGCTGGCTTCGCCGTTCAACTTAGTGATAAAGTAATCGAGGTCCCCGTCCTGATCGAAGTCCACGGGACTGATTTGCGCGACATTGGATTCCATAAGCGGTCCGTCGCCGGCGCGCTGTTCGGCATACTCCTGCGCAACTTGCGTGAGCAGGACCATTCCGTCCGAACTGCTCGAGCGATTGCTGAACAAGAGGTCGAGCGATCCGTCCTGATCGGCGTCGCACCACGTCGCCGAGCGAATACCCGCGTCAGACAGCTGCTCGAGGTTCAATACGACTCGCTGGTAGCGCAGATTGCTGTTCAGACGATACAGTTCCGCACCATCCGCGTTTCCGGTCAAGCAAAACAGATCCATCCGTCCGTCGGCATCGAAGTCGACGAAGCGGGCGCTGCGCACACGCGTGATCTCGTCAACATCATATGCGCTCGACGCGTCGGTCCAGTTCCGCCCGTCATTTAAGAACAACTTGCTTCCGGTGTTGAACGAGCTTCCCAGGAACAAATCTACATTTCCGTCACCATCCACATCCGCCCAAGCCACGACCGAGTAGTGCCCGTTTCTAAACTGATTGGGCGTCACTTCGGTAAAGCTCTGACCAAACGCGGCTCCCGCAAGCGCCGCACACAGGGTCAGGATTAACGTGGTGCTCTTCATATCCATTTCCTCCGCACATTTTTCTGCAAACATTCATCTTTATATCCGTCGGGTCTTCTTTTGGCAAGCCATGCGCCAAGCGAAAAAAGTCAAACGGACACAGCGAAACTGTGAAAGA
Encoded here:
- a CDS encoding DNA alkylation repair protein translates to MSKATVKLIDGKASAESYFKTLAKPQREIAEALHALIASTLPKVKVRVRWGYPWYELNGENVAYLAGVAKRINFGFPRGAELDSDLLEGAGKGMRHVKVASLGEIQPRKFASLLREAAKLSNKVDAKPAKSAAKATRSKEASGSPNGTHGWTFETLMAEMKKLGTAQAVKIYKRHGMSEPMFGVSFAELNKLKKKIKVDHALAQELWASKNADARNLAMMIADPDQFSASEIDRWVKDLGNYGVCMMLGNLIGKTKFAHSKAETWIKSKDEWISQTGWTIVGGLALNLKSGLPDSYFEDRLKIIEKEIHSAKNYTRYAMNNAVICIGGRNEKLRRLAVATAKRIGKVHVDHGQTNCKTPEAVSYIEKMWARKR
- a CDS encoding DinB family protein, translated to MTTDDLLAQLGFCHFCIITNLEEVTEAQALQEPKPSGNPVNYVLGHIVAYRTHVCKILEVKHPWNDAKFSVYDESWPKTDKAKLLSLAKLKADEEQTHAILKAGIENFAIDWDDLWPQRKEGSLQTYGRRVQFFLQHEAYHAGQLGSLRRSLGLPGKI
- a CDS encoding helix-turn-helix transcriptional regulator, which codes for MFKVHDQEFECYIEFTLRILRGKWKTLILWNLKDGTKRFGELRKQIDGCTQRMLIHQLRELERDGIIRREIFPQIPPRVEYSMTKCGESLKPILELACEWGVARAKELNGSESAVM
- a CDS encoding cupin domain-containing protein → MNSAAKKSLATPDEVREFPLGKLELVQVGGVTIGRATFEPGWRWSTSLQPIAQTKSCEAPHFQYHVSGTLRVRMDDGTEFECKPGDVSLFPSGHDAWVVGDEPVVVVDWHGMVEYASKK
- a CDS encoding tyrosine--tRNA ligase yields the protein MTLFEEFQWRGLIFDATAETAEAVKSPLVVYSGFDPTAKSLHVGSLVPLLQLRRCQFFGHTPIALAGGGTGMIGDPSGKSAERNLQTLEQISENMIGMEKQLRHFLDFDAKSNPARLVNNAEWLNKVTMVEFLREIGKNFSVNVMMQKESVRRRLESEDGISYTEFTYSLMQAYDYLMLFDRYQCTLQIGGSDQWGNITAGTDLIRRKRQGKAHALVFPLLTTASGQKFGKTEAGNVWLDAEMTSPYQFYQYWYNTDDRDVERNLKTFTFLPREQIAELAEATASSPEKREAQTVLAREVTLLVHGAAGVHSAERAAKVLFGGELDGLSAKDVLGIFADVPSHALERGALEQGRNVVDLVVDAGLFKSKGEARRMIEAGGVYVNNVRISDASHTVNAAQAIDGELLVLRKGKKEYLVVRSS
- the tadA gene encoding tRNA adenosine(34) deaminase TadA; the protein is MNSILESFGKPDHDRWMGAALAEAQAAAEKDEVPIGCVIVHNGVVIGRGHNLTETLQDPTAHAEMIAITAAAEALGSRRLLDCALYVTLEPCAMCAGAIVLSRIPYVVYGAADPKAGATDSLYNLLSDPRLNHRSHLVRNVRGAECSELLSAFFAKKREDKKLGHPDY
- a CDS encoding tetratricopeptide repeat protein, whose translation is MSFSEKHFSKLAAALTALFAFVRYTTFGQLEKTVLLKVPVLDSETYYLWGFSLATGHGHPDGPFWLGPGYPLFISWIFRLFGDHTPAVVVLAQMFLSCATFLIILLLTRKLFGATAALVAGVIGLLYSPWLYFDGMLLSASWILFLNSGMLYLLLVPGGMWEGEPKRLWVWGIAGALCALSAMARPSVLLFAALLLLYYVWQIRMRKVFAAPLVVFVLALLAVHLPISLRNATAGGSPVFVTASGGVNFYIGNRAGASGIYDELDFVGSFDAPTEAEGFRREASKRAGKILTLPQAANYWRDQALGNMTRNPLGWSRLAMKKLWWTIRNEEIANNFSFRATQLVVPMVDKLPLRWGLLLPLALAGVILNWHQRRKFAVFGLYTLGYLLTSLVFFASSEYRFPLMAIFIPLAGAALVGVVEAFRKKETVRVTIALAAYLALLLPANLPSAEASATVFPRVDFANLGQTALRGKLYSEAIASFSRALSIDPSNDDARLGLADALWATSNFDQAREEYERAGVPAPDDISGAPLDSLQMVISDIAASKGDSAALAYLDKEIPNIESLPVRDLWVTRAQLQARLPDYVSAYQSMSRAHELDPDNPEWLHWMGVFALRLDYPRLADSLWEEAVKRYPAYVPSRLALGFLAYEWGHFEDAVVQSRELDKIQIMNDSLRASAKLLDSLLRIQNW
- a CDS encoding T9SS type A sorting domain-containing protein — its product is MKSTTLILTLCAALAGAAFGQSFTEVTPNQFRNGHYSVVAWADVDGDGNVDLFLGSSFNTGSKLFLNDGRNWTDASSAYDVDEITRVRSARFVDFDADGRMDLFCLTGNADGAELYRLNSNLRYQRVVLNLEQLSDAGIRSATWCDADQDGSLDLLFSNRSSSSDGMVLLTQVAQEYAEQRAGDGPLMESNVAQISPVDFDQDGDLDYFITKLNGEASLWRYEGDSYRNLAIYTDLPSNGGQSGLTWADFNRDGNLDLFLCGSEENNCLFYQRTPNDPREVPWFENMSDAFELRSLTKYAHSAHAVDVNGDGWTDLYLSRSKGLGNVVLINLSGNGWRPWVGGNPLIEPGAGSFSSAWADFDNDGDLDCVMATGIGTVRLFRNNAVLNNEFFGLKLCGPGTCTTPVMDALVEVTFPTGKQWAATSMYASQPGVDGMTKFFYNTSSDHSEEYSVSVLWPNGIVTHYTQDQIHLWGVNELHMPTTVTPGSHGSAMSMVTRPEVSNYPNPFNPTTNIHFTLPEVADINLTVFNLLGQQVAALASGTFEAGSHSLVFDASSLTSGLYLVRLEAPNQSVVHRILLAK